Genomic DNA from Larus michahellis chromosome 3, bLarMic1.1, whole genome shotgun sequence:
GCATACATTTTCCATTGAAGAGTCAGTTGTtcctgttgttctttttttccaaagacaagCCTAATTTTTGTGCTCAGGAATGGAAGTGCCCTGAGACCATATGGGGAACGGGAGCATGATCATCCCATTGTATTGAACAATATTCAACATAGATCTCCCGAAAAAGCCCTAATTCCTTTCCTGCCAAGGCTGGAGAACCACTATAGACTCTCATGCTCATTTTAAACATAATGGAAATCCAACGTATCAGTCCTTGGGCAGTGGAAAACAACATGGGGGAAGACCCTATCCCTAAGGAGAAGTGAAAAGAGGATGGGCATGTGATTCTGCTGAGGAGTACCCTTGCCATATGGATAGGATTTTATACCAGTGTACAGCTCTTGGCTCAGGGGCACAACCTCCCAGGTATATAAGGATCCAGTTCAGGATGGATGTGGGTAGCCCAGCAAAAGCCAAGTGATAAACCTGTTGTTCTTCCTGTTTGCCTCACCCGTGTTCCTGTTGCTCTGCTGATCTTGCAGGGGATTGGAGAGAAGCTGCATACGTACAGAATGAGAGACAGCACGTGCTTATAGGGGTTGGCAATGGAAGCCAGTCCTGCTGCGAAGTCACATCTCTTTTATGCAACTGCCGTTTGTGTTGCTGATAGCCATCCAGACCATGGCTTGAGCAGCCCCTCAGAGGTAGCAGTTTCATAAGGGTGAGCAGTTCTTCAACAGCCGCTTAAACAGGCAGCTGCACCTCAGACTCAGATGCTTCGTATAATGCTTTTCTCCAGGAGTGTGTTAGCATATATTGTAAATAATGACAATAAAACTGAATTTAGTCTTTGGTTGGAGGTCACAGGCCTGGAGAGGATGGGGTAGGTCACCGAGGTTAGTCCCAcaggaccagcagcagggatTGGGCTTCAGTGCAGAATAGGCTGCAGGGCGGTTATTCCACCTGCCCCACTCTCAACATGCATTTATACCATCCTGGCTGCAAGCGTGTAGCCAACTTCTGTACTTCCTGGTAACTTTTAACAAACCTCAGACTGGTAGTAGATGTCCAAAAGTCACAAGTATGAGGTCCCGTAGGAAGTGACAGGTCAGGGACGCTGGCACTGTGTCCCTGTGGTTGAGGGGTTTTCCAGTCTCAAGTCCCACACTGCTGTGCCAGTgcatgatttttctttcagagactCTCACTGCCAGTCCCCACGTGCCTCTGTCTTAAAAGTTGTTTGAGGTTTGGGTTCTTCTCAAGTTCATATGGTGAACCAAATGTTTCCTTTGAACCATTCTCATGAATGTACTTTGACACAGTCTGAGCTTCTGTCAAGTGCTGGTTGCATGTTCTGGTTGTATCTATGTGTGCGTACACGCAGTAAAAAACCATTGTATTCCCTGGAAGCTCACGCAAAGTCCATAGAGGAACAGGGAAAagctctcccagctcctgtgAGTTTCAGCTTCTGAACAAGGCCTGACTTTGGTAccctcttcattttccttcagctCATCCCGGCCGTTCCCACaggtgctgctgcagccctgtgcGACCCATCTGCATGTGTCAAGCTACTGTTGGAGGGAAATTGCAATTCAAGTAAAAATccagaaaactgcagttttaaaattgtttgttGGAAATAATCTGAGTGTACTTACAGAGGCATATACTGAATCAATAGTTGTTAAACAAAGGTACTATTAGCTGCATTTGTGAATTCCAGTATTAGTGAACTGATTGTTTGCAATGACCATGTTCttaagtttttttaaattagttgaTTTTTATGCCTGGCTGGAACAGAAAAGTATGTTTCTCAGCTGATTCACTCACAGTCACCCAGCATTGCACGTGACCTCAGTGGAAGAGACAAGATTTGAGGAATCCCAGTAGTGGTGTCACGGCCGGCCTGCTCTCTCTTTGCCTGCAGCCCTCGGCCACAAACCCGCCACTGTCCCCAACAAGACCCTGTAGTGCTGTGGCCCCAGGTGGCTCCCATGGCAAGTCCATTTGGCACTGCATGGAGCAGGGACCGTGAGACTCTCCACAGGCACCTGTCAAGTGTCCAGTGTAAGGACCTTGAGGGTTGCTCTGGCAAATCCTAATGCTTGTGAGTTTGGCTCTGACACTTGAGTAAAATACCCTTCAGAAGCAGTGTATGCATCTGGAAGGATTGTGTCATTGAGGATCACAGATCAGGGGTGGCCAGCAGTGGATCCTTGAGCAGGGCAAGTGTGGTTCCCCGGCTGGAGCGGTCTCACACAATGAGCAGTGGGTTGTGCAGGCACAGACACTGCCAGGCACCTCAGGCACCAGCTTGGTGAAGTACGTTGTCAGATGTGGCTGTCCACCCCCATGGAGAGCATGGGCCCATGGGGAGCAGGTGGACCCATGCTGGAGCTCTTTCCTCTTCCCTAACCCTTGATCACATGAGGATTTTGGCAGGCAGCTTACAGGAGCATGAAGGTTGGTCACCATGGAGTAACCTCACTTTTCCTCCAGCCTCAAGACATTCACTTGCCACCCCTGCACAGCACAGACCCAAGGATGAGCTGTAACTCTTGTTTCTGTCAGGCACACAACTCAGCTACCTCTCATCACCAACCAGCTCCCTCCCCATGTGTCAGTTTGTCCCCGCTGCACATTTCTAACACTGCTTTCTGCAAATGTTCTGgggcaaaaggaaggaaatgcagcAGAACCTGCCCAACCACCGATCTGTCTGCTAGCAAGATGCCCTTTCTGGGTCGGTGCAGAGCAATTTTTATTGGCGTAGGAACAAGACAGGCTTCTAAGTAAATCCTGTTGCTATTGCTATCTTTAAGTTGGGACGAActtaaataattccattttaGGCAGAGGAACGTGACTGACTGCAGAGCACAGTAATGTCCTTCCACCAGCAAGGAGTCACTTGCAAAAGGTGGCTCGGGGATGGCCATTATAATCTCTTTCTTATAAGCTTGGGTACACCTTATccatatgaagaaatatttttcatcaaataAGCATTCCATACTGCTGTTATCATTAAACAAATATTGTATTTAAGGAGGATGGAAGCAGGTTTATGAGTTTTTTACCAAACACAGCCATTAGCTGTTAACAAAAGAACACAGATTGCACCATACTTCAGGACTGAAAGAATTGTTTCCCCTATTCTAATACATTCTGCAAATTTACTGTAAGATAATTTTTACAATGTAGTATTATCTTCTTGccacatttgttttcttaagcaCAGACTTTAAAGTATAGATATGATTTACAGGCTTGGATTGTATTTGTAAATTCTAATGAAGTAAAAATGGCACTGTCTCATATGAATGATGCTGCAGGATACCTAAACATAAGTTCTCACATAACTTTCCATAATTTATGCGTTATATATGCATATATCCCTATACCTGCATTATAGCAGTTGAAATCCCAAGCAGCATTAGCTAAAACACCTTAGACTTACCTTATAGTCTGTTGGCAATTTGAGACCATAAACAATCAATCGAACTCTTCAcattctacttttaaaaagtgttgttATGAAATCAAGAGTATGTCTTTCTAGCTATGACTaaacatgctttcttttctaTAGTTGTGCGTAGTTCACATCACTTCAGATAAGTGAGGACAGGGACTTCCTGCACAGTACTGTAATGTTATGTGAAATTCAGATAAGAAGCACAAGCTGTCAAATTTCTTCTAAACATGGTCTTGACCTTTCATAAGCCAATATTCCTGAATTATTGCAATGGATacaattcattaatttttcttataGCAAcctaaataacaaaaataatgtcaCAGACAATTTAAATGCAACAATTTAACACTCTAACTAAATTTTCCAGCTAATAAAGCACAAAGCAGAAGTGGCAGAAATTAAAATCTTCCAGTTCACCACTTCCCCCTTGGACAATTTCCAAAACAAATCTTCAAGTCAGCATTCGGTTGCTTGAATCCTTTCACAAATATCCACAGTAGTCCTTTTAGTGATGCTAAATCTCTTGTATAGATGTGACAAGATATCCAGTAATGAGTAATCCCTAAAACTGACATATAGTATTCCACTAGAGAAGCTAAAATGTTTACAGTTCTCACAAGCCACACCTTAAtgtccttttaatttattttcatccaGATAAACTTGGCCGTAATGAGGCTGATTTATATCAAGTCATGACAGGAGTCTCCATCGTTGTGGAAGCAAAACCAATGTGAAATCTTGGTCCCATTGACTTTGACACCTAAATGAAATTTTCACTGCCAGCCTTTGACTCCAGTCTTGCGTGTCATCAAAAGAAACTGAGCGATTGTTCTCAAATACTAACAGGCAGGTGTAGTGAGCatggattattttaatttcagatggATGACATATATTTGGATACTTTTAGGagtgaataataaatgaaaaatatagcaCGGTTTGTTGAATTACTACAACTTAAAAAACAGAGGAGCTTACAGAGGAATATTCCATCTTTACAAAGTGTCTGGGTCTACTAGCCCAATTTTGACCTCAAACCCTCTGACTACAGACACTCAGCTTAACACATTGAAATCTGCAGATCCTCAGACCGAGTGGGTTTGTTAGGGGTTACATCTCATTACTTCTTATTTTCAGCTATCTACAGAGAGAGGTGAATAACTGACACCTTCCAAGGGAGCTCTTCCATGTAACCAACAGCTGCCCTGATTATCACTGGGTGTCCTAGCCCAGCATGGAGGGAAGGCAGGGTCTGCCTGTGAAGCCGCACGTACAAGCGGTCCAGTGAAAAGTCTGGACATCCCTTTTGAGGCTATGAGATGTGGAGCTGGTACTTGTCTCTTCAGGTGTCATTCCTGACATCCCACTCTCTGGGATCTGGCCCGCTGGGTTAGCACATGTGGCATATAACGCTCTGAACCTGAAGAGCTTCAGGAACAGCAGCCTTCGCTCTGTTGCCTGCTGAGATGCCCAAGTGAGGCTGAAGGGCAGAAGAGGCAGACGTGAGGATAGCTTTCCTATTGTTAGTCATTTCCCAGCACCCTGACAGCCCTCAGGCCCATCCTGGCTGGAtctctcccctctgcctgccttggGCAAGGGGTTGAGGGTGGCTGCTGGCATCCCCTCTGTATTGGCAACTTCAAACTCCATGACGGATCTTTGCAGGATGAGCCTAATCCTCTGTTTCTTGCTACAAACATTGTGGAACAAGTCAGAAGGTAGAATTTTATTACCATTTCAGTTTTCAGGTTTTTGATTTTGACCTGAAGCTATGGAAAGTGTGTCTTTTGGTACCTCGCCAGGTTGCATCAGTAAGCCTGACACACTGGTCTCCCACTCACTCCCATGGATGTATGTTTAGGGAAGTCCggtccccaaccccatctccatccaACCTAGGGAGATTCTGGCAAAAATATTACACAACTCAAAATGCACGATAAGCAGGAACAATGCTAGGAAGGGCTTTACACTGAATAAGCTCCGCATGACAAATACGAAATTAATGCCTGCAACGTCAACTGCCTGTGGCCATGGTGCAAACTGTAGACAATAGGTGGGTGTGCAAACCTGCTTTTGGGGGAAGACTTCAACCACACAGGTGAATGCGCTTTGCTTTAGTGTTATCAGTGACATCTGCTGGTAATAGACAGTAAATTCAGTTTTAATCTTTTTCAAGTCTTTGTACGAGTCTAAATGGCTAATCCTGATTGAAGTATTTTACAAAGTTGTATTTCCCAAAGTGTATTTCTTTCAGACAAAACCATATAATGACCGTGCTCCGTGCCAGGAGCAAGGACTAACCAGGACACTGCCTGTACAGAGCATGGTATTTTTTGGTGGTGGGAAACtatggaagaaaagaagcaacCAAAGTTATTTAGTGTGCCTGAAAAGCAGTTGATGAATACCTGTTCTTTGTTATTGTTAGCTACATATAGCTTTTGTAAGTATTCCAAACCTCATAGCCCTTCTAAATCAATGAATATGGCACTAATTCAAATCCCAATTGGAAATACATAATTTGAATAATGACTATGACAAATTAAACAGGCCACCAGTGAAGGTGAAGGaacttaataaagaaaatagGACAATTCAGAGGTGCTGCAAAAGACTCCATTGGTAATTGATGGGTTGGGTTttgcacaaaaagaaagaattctcATCAACGGAAGTGAGTTTAGCAGTGGGCCACCAAAGTGgatggggctggagcacttgtcctgtGAAGGGAGGCTGAGGGACCAGGACTGGTACAGCCTGGGGCTGAGGTGGCTTCAGCAGAGCCTgacagcagccccccagcacctgTGGGGGGGTCAGCAGGATGACAGAGCCGGGCTCTTCCCAGCAGCGcatggcaggaggttggactgagACCTCCTGAGCTCTCATCCGGCCTAGGCCAGGTGTTGATGAGCTAGGCAGCAAATATGGAAAAGCGAAACAGAGGCAGGCTGGTGGAGTTTGTTAGCATGCTCCAGCCTCTCTGTGCATCCCAGATAAGGTGTATCTAGTTGTAAAAGTTGTAAGAAAAGAGATTTAATAGGAATATGAGGAGTTAACTCATCAACAGTACATCCTACAGCAGCATTCTCCTTGGGATGTTTATCCAAGAGACATATACAACACTTCTTacttaaaaggaaagaaaactccATCCCCTGTGAAGACCTACATGAAGAAGTGATCCTTAAGTGTACATACTGGCACATATATCATAGGATAGAATACCTAACAGACCAGCTGTAATTATCCAAAttatactttaaagaaaattcagggtcctcaataaacagaaaataaacccaaaggaaacaaacacaattgtaattcaaacacaaaatcacagcaggaggaaaacaatAGGAATGAAAGATGTAACGCAAGGATAAAAAGTGGTTTGATGCAGGACCATCATGGTGGACATGTGTTCATCatgattttgtgtttctttacacAGACAGAGTTTAGATTGTTCAGGTGTTTCAACTGCAGCCTTGGAAGACTGACAAATAAAAGAACTTGAATACTTATCTTGAACTAGCCCAAAAGACGGGTGATATTTTAATCTATTTCAAAAGCAAGGACATGATTATTGACTGCTGAGGAGGTAAGACATTGTTCTGGTGAAAAGTGGTGGTCACCTAACTTCTCAGTCAACCATGGCCTTTCAGTAAGGCAAAAATTATCCAAGAAATGaatggtaaaattatttttgtgaagcCAAAACCAAAACTCAAACCCAAATTTAAAGCATGCACAAGGCACCTGTGCATGCTCTGATGACATGTACTCTATAACGTCCGCTCTTCTTGAAAGCGGTTCCTGAAAGGACATTTCACTCCATAGACTTCTGAAGCCCGTGCCTAGACGTTTGAGTTTCAGCTAACCTTGAAGAATAAACAGCTCTTGGAGAAGTTAACTGATAAGGCAAGTGCAAAAAAGGACACTGATATGATATCAGTACGCTGAAAACATGTCTTTCTTTTCATAGCCTGTTCCTCCTGAGACGCAGTGACAAAAGAGAGACCTCTGGATCTGTTATGTTAGGAGAATGATACTCTGTTTTGTGGACTGCCAGAAAGGTCCTTGAGGTATGAGCACATCTGTAACAGAATGTGCTTGAGGCAGATGTTTAACATTGGGATTTAATTTTGTTCTGTGGGTGTTGTCATTTTGAACTTCTGGAAAGTgttcctgtagaaaaaaaaatgcaacaacgTATTGAACCCTCTGCAACTCTCTGTGTTTCCACAGATGGATTCCCATACCAAAATAAATAATGTAGCCCAGCAGCCCCAGTCTGTGACATCCCCAGCTTGTTCTCATACCTGTGGAGCTGTCTGTGTGCTCTGGTGACTCCTCAGCCGAGGCACAGACAGGCAAGGCAATGTCCTCCCCAAATATCTCTGAGCAATTGTTTATAAGGAACTCCACCAACACTGTCACCTGCACAGAGAAAACAGTTCCAGTCAAAAGGGATGAAAACATTCTAAACAGTCTTTCCTGCTCCCGCCTGCTGTCTTTGTGTGaagggcagcacagagcagagtgGCTTCtgtcaaaatcatagaatcatagaatagcaggttggaagggacctcaaggatcatttggtccaacctttcttggcaaaaaatcCTCGCTTAAAGTCAGAGGGTGAGTCCACTTTGGAGGATGAGGCCTGATGCCGCAGACAAATTGATCTGCCCCGATACAAACAAACCGCCATCAGCCACAGCTTCAGCCTCACTGCCCAGAGGGCCCGTGGGTGGCAATGCCCACCAGGTGCCCCTTGCTCTCTGCATGACAAATATTCAGGAGCTGTGATACAACGTAGGGGACTGCAGGGCCACTGCTACTATTGCCCAGAGGAGGTGAGACGAGGGACAGCCTTGCCCATCACATTGCAGGCACCTGAGCTGAGGGGCACCCCTGATGTCCAGGGGTGCTCTTTCGTTCGGCTTTTGCAGTGGCGGAGGGACCCCTAGGGATGGCTCTGAGCTGCCCCAAAGCGGGTGGCTGCTTGGTGGGTTCAACACACCTTGTCATTCATCTCCTTCTGCACTTCCAGCGGGAGCGTGTTGTCCGTCTCTGGGCTCAGCATATTTGGGCCAACACAGATGGCCAGATTGCTGGAGTCCATCCTGTTGGTCTCGGCGTTTTGGCTGATGTGGTGGAGCAGAGACAGCAAGTGCTTGAGCAAGACGAGGTTTGGTCTAGGCAGTTTGtcagccaccctgcaggaagacaaaCAAAATGTGACGTTAATGCATGGTGCAGCAGCCACCACTTCTTTATTCGAGCAAGTCTCAATTAAACTCAGACAGATTCCACTTCCTCCAGAGAGAGGCACGCGTGTGCTTTCTTCACTGCTTAGCAGAAGTATCATTCAGAAATCCCCAACGGCAGCTGAGCGTGTGGTTAATTAGAAGATCTTGAATGATGAGATCTTGACTGAAAGGCAAGCATTACAGCAGTCCATGTCTTTGAGTAGATGAGGTGGCACCAGGAGATGTCACTGGAGACTTCCCAAAGGCACGTGAAAGGCTGCAGTTGTGCTGTGCAGCTTTCAAAGCACTCCCAGTTGGCCTCCACAGCTGCTCTTTCTAAAGGGCAAAACACGGCCATGGTCTCCACATGCCCGACCTCACCGCCAGCAGATGTGAAGGCTGCCTGTCAGTGCCTGTCCCACAGCGCAGTGACTGCCTTGGCTGAGGCactgcagcctctctcctcttcctaCACTAGTCCTTTCATAGGGCAATTCAAATAACTTCAGGACGTGCTGCTGCTAGAGCCCTCCAAACAAAACCCCATGGAGCAATAGCAAGCTGAAGTAAATGACAGGCTTTTAAATGAGACTCTCAATTTCAGGAGATGTCACTGGACACTACCAGCCAGTCCCTCACATTGGGGCTGGTTGCAAAACTTCCTGGTTGCAAAACTTACTCTTTCAATTCTTcaattttttcctgcttgcttggCTTCTCCAGAGCTTGCATCCACTTCTCATAGAGGTCGGCCGACAGGAGTTTGGAGGGAATATTTCGGAGGAAGTCCTGCAAGGCCAAGAGATTTAGATGAGGCTTTGGGTGCTACCCCTGAGCACACAGGGAGGGTCATCGTGACTTGGGCTGAGGAGACACAGAAACGAAGGAGGGCAGTTGGTTGCGGGCCTGGGCCTCCAGaggggcagctgagccccagTGCACGGGGGCTGGCATGTAGCTGCTCTCTGCACATGGGTCTTCACAACTGGGACTTGGGCCTTGCAGGGTGGGTGCCTGGCTGCTATGGAAAATATCAACTGCAATTTTTTGAATATTGAGGTAAAATGCAGTCCTGGACATGTCAGCTGGAAGGAAATGGTTTTTACTTTGTGTTTGATAAGAAGCCTTCCACCACTGTGGGTTTGAGAAGAAGCCTTCCACTTCCTCACAGAGCTTTTCATGATGTCTACTGCTGCAGCTTGGGTCTTGCACCCACAGTGGCACAGGGGAGACCCTGGTGGTCTGCAGCTTCTGGTCCCTGATCAGAGCCACAGCAGCATCCctcaagtgtgtgtgtgggtgtaaGAAGGATaggagaggggacagagggagatGGCACTGCAGGCACTGGAGGGCAGGACAGGCCACAGCAATCTGGCTGCAGGGACATATATAAAGACACTGATGTCACCTGTTGCACGCCCTGCACTAGTGACACCTGTCTGGATTTCCCTCCTCTGATAAACCCTGAAGGTGTCGACCTTTTGCAAAATCTACTCGTAACATGAGGAGCCAACACTTGGGGTCACCCTACACAGTCTACACTAAGATCACAGACTTacagaatagtttgagttggaagggacctttaaagatcatctagtccaatgcctcTGACATGTCCACATGTCCCCTGCTTAGTCCACACTGAGATCCTGGGTTTCGGGGCtttctcactgcagctgctgagtATTTCCATGCTATGTCTCAGCCCTGGGCTGAACCCTTTCAAAAAGTTCAGCAAAACTGTTTCAGCCTGTCCTTTGAATGAGATTggaggaaaaatacatttacCTGCTGTGatggtttcagttgggacagagttaactttcctactagcagctggtgtaatgctatgttttggatttgggatgaaagcgATGTTGAGAGCGCACTGATGTTTTTGGTGGTTGCTAAGCAgccaaagccttttctgctcctcacaccgccccatcAGCGAGTGGgttgggggtgcacaaaaagttgggaggggacacagccaggacagctgtccccaactgaccaaaggagtattccataccatatgatgtgatgctcagtatataaagctgggggaagaaggaagcgggggatgttcagagttatggcgttttgtcttcccaagtaaaccATTAttatgatggagccctgctttcctggagatggctgaacacctgcctgtcgatgggaagcagtgaatgaactccttgttttgtttcgcttgcgtgcacagcttttgctctacctattaaattgtctttatctcaacccacgagttttttctcacttttactcttccagttctctccccatCCCAACTGAGGGGAATGAGCAAGCAGCttcgtggtcctagttgctgtctgTGGTTAATCCACGACACCTGCCTATATTCAACCATCTTTTCAGATGTCCCAGTAAGTAACCCTTGTAACTTCCTTGCTATGGAGCCAGATTTTGGTGTTTTAGCTTTGCACCACCATCATGAGGTTCCTCAACCAGGAGGTGGAAGAAAAGGTGCAACACAGCTCCAGCACACTTTGTAAGAGTGAAGCAGAGGCTGTAGCACACAGATAGGCAGGATGCTGGACTTCTGCTTTGTGTTTGATGGTTCTTATGGAAATCTTCCTGTAATTTCCAGGAGGATAAAGGAAGTGGCAGAACCAAACCGCTGAAAACCAGAAGTTATTCCCTGGAGCAGATCCTCCAAAAAATTTATATCCCACATGGGTTCCAAAATACCTGGGGAAATTTTCAGAAGAGCTCAAGCTCCTGGCCACTTTGAAAACATGTCCAGGGACACTGTCCATGTGGAAATCCAGTCACGCATCTCACTGGAAATGACAGGGCACATCTAAAATCAAATACACAGACACAAATCCAAACTGCGTGTAGAGCAGGCTggataaaaccaaacaaaacactcaACAGCTACCTGAAAAACGCATGCTGTGCCTCAAAAAACACAGATTATTGTGGGCTCATTGCCAAACCCTGTGTAGGGAGCAACCTTGTTCTGTTTGCACACTGCATTAAACACATTTAGTCTGCAGTCCCAGAGATGGAGCTGGTTATTCatctcctccagcacctctggcCGCTTTCCCAAGAGCAGAGCTCCCGGCACAGGCCCTGACACCGCTCCTACCCCAGTCCCT
This window encodes:
- the LOC141740179 gene encoding T-cell activation Rho GTPase-activating protein-like → MQALEKPSKQEKIEELKEVADKLPRPNLVLLKHLLSLLHHISQNAETNRMDSSNLAICVGPNMLSPETDNTLPLEVQKEMNDKVTVLVEFLINNCSEIFGEDIALPVCASAEESPEHTDSSTGTLSRSSK